In Rhodothermales bacterium, a single window of DNA contains:
- the atpC gene encoding ATP synthase F1 subunit epsilon — MAAGTLNVEIVAPDRSAFRGEATSFRAPGVEGSFEVLYNHAPMIAATGVGPVTITTPSGESVQFATSGGFVEVLDNRVIMVTETAEPVGEIDLERAKAAEERARERLRESQTPEERAAAEADLERSRNRARLALGRVGSR, encoded by the coding sequence ATGGCCGCAGGCACCCTGAACGTCGAGATCGTCGCGCCCGACCGGAGCGCCTTCCGGGGCGAGGCGACGAGCTTCCGCGCCCCCGGCGTCGAGGGCTCGTTCGAAGTCCTCTACAACCACGCCCCGATGATCGCGGCGACGGGCGTCGGCCCCGTCACGATCACGACGCCCAGCGGCGAGTCCGTCCAGTTCGCCACGTCCGGCGGGTTCGTCGAGGTCCTCGACAACCGCGTGATCATGGTGACGGAGACGGCCGAGCCTGTCGGCGAGATCGACCTCGAACGGGCGAAAGCCGCCGAGGAGCGCGCCCGCGAACGGCTCCGCGAGAGCCAGACCCCCGAGGAACGCGCCGCCGCCGAAGCCGACCTCGAACGCTCGCGCAACCGCGCCCGCCTCGCGCTCGGCCGCGTCGGCAGCCGCTAG
- the atpD gene encoding F0F1 ATP synthase subunit beta, protein MEPSPKPVASTAPATSAAGEIVQVIGPVVDADFSGSTVPEILDALEIDRGAEGVLVLEVQQHLGEGRVRAIAMDSTDGLTRGTKVVSTGRPIAMPVGPEIRGRLFNVVGKAIDGLPQPTAEEYRPIHAEPPKFEDLATSVEMLETGIKVVDLIQPYARGGKIGLFGGAGVGKTVLIMELINNIAKAHEGLSVFAGVGERTREGNDLMREMLESGVIQYGKEFLHSMEEGGWDLSKVNLDEVKESNISLVFGQMNEPPGARARVALSGLTIAEYFRDLGGRDVLFFVDNVFRFTQAGSEVSALLGRMPSAVGYQPTLATEMGEMQERITSTKKGSITSVQAVYVPADDLTDPAPATTFAHLDATTVLSRRISSLGIYPAIDPLDSNSRILDPRILGDEHYNTAQDVKELLQRYRELQDIIAILGMDELSDEDKLVVSRARKAERFMSQPFFVAEQFTGTPGKYVKIDDTIRGFRMILDGGLDDVPEQAFLYKGGIEEVIEAGKKMAAVTEA, encoded by the coding sequence ATGGAACCCTCTCCCAAACCCGTAGCAAGCACGGCCCCCGCGACGAGCGCCGCCGGCGAAATCGTCCAGGTCATCGGCCCCGTCGTCGACGCCGACTTCTCCGGCAGCACGGTCCCCGAGATCCTCGACGCCCTCGAGATCGACCGCGGCGCTGAAGGCGTGCTCGTCCTCGAAGTGCAGCAGCACCTCGGCGAGGGCCGCGTCCGCGCGATCGCGATGGACTCGACCGACGGCCTCACGCGCGGCACGAAGGTGGTCAGCACCGGCCGCCCGATCGCGATGCCGGTCGGCCCGGAGATCCGCGGCCGCCTCTTCAACGTCGTCGGCAAGGCCATCGACGGGCTCCCGCAGCCGACGGCCGAGGAGTACCGCCCGATCCACGCCGAGCCGCCCAAGTTTGAGGACCTCGCCACGAGCGTCGAGATGCTCGAGACCGGGATCAAGGTCGTCGACCTCATCCAGCCCTACGCGCGCGGCGGCAAGATCGGCCTCTTCGGCGGGGCCGGGGTGGGCAAGACCGTGCTCATCATGGAGCTCATCAACAACATCGCGAAGGCGCACGAGGGCCTCTCCGTCTTCGCCGGCGTCGGTGAGCGGACGCGCGAGGGGAACGACCTCATGCGCGAGATGCTCGAGTCCGGCGTGATCCAGTACGGTAAGGAGTTCCTCCACTCGATGGAAGAAGGCGGGTGGGACCTCAGCAAAGTCAACCTCGACGAGGTGAAGGAGTCGAACATCTCGCTCGTGTTCGGGCAGATGAACGAGCCGCCCGGCGCCCGTGCCCGCGTCGCCCTCTCCGGCCTCACGATCGCCGAGTACTTCCGCGACCTCGGTGGCCGCGACGTGCTGTTCTTCGTCGACAACGTGTTCCGCTTTACGCAGGCGGGCTCCGAAGTGTCGGCCCTCCTCGGCCGCATGCCGTCCGCCGTGGGCTACCAGCCGACGCTCGCGACGGAGATGGGCGAGATGCAGGAGCGCATCACGTCCACGAAGAAGGGCTCGATCACGTCGGTCCAGGCCGTCTACGTCCCGGCCGACGACCTCACCGACCCCGCTCCGGCGACGACCTTCGCCCACCTCGACGCCACGACGGTGCTCTCGCGCCGGATCTCGTCGCTCGGGATCTACCCCGCGATTGACCCGCTCGACTCGAACAGCCGGATCCTCGACCCGCGCATCCTCGGCGACGAGCACTACAACACGGCGCAGGACGTGAAGGAGCTGCTCCAGCGCTACCGCGAGCTGCAGGACATCATCGCCATCCTCGGCATGGACGAGCTCTCGGACGAGGACAAGCTCGTCGTGAGCCGCGCCCGCAAGGCCGAGCGCTTCATGAGCCAGCCGTTCTTCGTAGCCGAGCAGTTCACCGGCACGCCCGGCAAGTACGTCAAGATCGACGACACGATTCGCGGCTTCCGCATGATTCTCGACGGTGGGCTCGACGACGTCCCCGAGCAGGCGTTCCTCTACAAGGGCGGCATCGAGGAAGTCATCGAGGCCGGCAAGAAGATGGCCGCCGTCACCGAAGCGTAA
- the thiL gene encoding thiamine-phosphate kinase → MFTPISHVGEFGLIDRLRDTLGDAAPDALLEGIGDDAAVYRIGDGPDGRARVHVITTDALVEGVHFDRTFAPLGTLGYKAIAVNVSDVVAMNATPRYATVALGLPNNVSVEGAEALYEGMAEACRQYGLAVVGGDVTAAERLFLSVTVVGEAAEDEVVYRRGAQPGDLLCVTGDLGSAAAGLKVLLAEKDTFADSDAQPDLGAWSYAVQRQLAPVARLKRIQQWAEAGVRPHALIDISDGLASEVHHLCRASGVGARLEAALFPIHVQTFKAADRFGDDPATYALYGGEDYELLFAIPEAQAKKLPGESFAVVGAVTDERGEVVLGLPDGEVRPLTATGFQHF, encoded by the coding sequence GTGTTTACCCCCATTTCCCATGTCGGTGAGTTCGGGCTCATCGACCGGCTCCGCGACACGCTCGGCGACGCCGCCCCCGACGCCCTCCTCGAAGGCATCGGCGACGACGCGGCGGTCTACCGCATCGGCGACGGCCCTGACGGGAGGGCCCGCGTCCACGTCATCACGACCGATGCGCTCGTCGAGGGCGTCCACTTCGACCGGACGTTCGCGCCGCTCGGGACGCTCGGGTACAAAGCCATCGCCGTCAACGTCAGCGATGTGGTGGCGATGAACGCGACGCCGCGCTACGCGACCGTCGCGCTCGGGCTGCCGAACAACGTGTCCGTTGAGGGTGCCGAGGCGCTCTACGAAGGGATGGCTGAGGCGTGCCGGCAGTACGGCCTCGCCGTCGTCGGCGGCGATGTGACGGCGGCGGAGCGGCTGTTCCTCTCCGTGACGGTCGTCGGCGAGGCGGCCGAGGACGAGGTCGTGTACCGCCGTGGCGCGCAGCCCGGTGACCTCCTCTGCGTGACCGGCGACCTCGGCAGCGCGGCGGCCGGGCTGAAGGTGCTCCTCGCGGAGAAGGACACCTTCGCCGACTCCGACGCGCAGCCCGATCTCGGCGCGTGGAGCTACGCCGTCCAGCGCCAGCTCGCCCCCGTGGCCCGGCTGAAGCGGATCCAGCAGTGGGCCGAGGCCGGCGTCCGGCCCCACGCCCTTATCGACATCTCCGACGGCCTCGCCTCCGAAGTCCATCACCTCTGCCGCGCGAGCGGCGTCGGCGCCCGGCTCGAAGCCGCGCTCTTCCCCATCCACGTCCAGACCTTCAAGGCGGCCGACCGCTTCGGCGACGACCCCGCGACGTACGCGCTCTACGGAGGCGAGGACTACGAACTCCTCTTCGCGATCCCCGAGGCGCAGGCGAAGAAGCTGCCGGGCGAGTCGTTCGCCGTCGTCGGCGCGGTGACCGACGAGCGGGGCGAGGTCGTGCTCGGGCTGCCCGACGGCGAGGTGCGCCCGCTCACGGCGACGGGCTTCCAGCACTTTTAG
- a CDS encoding HigA family addiction module antitoxin — MDKLTPVHPGEILQEEFLDPMELSQNRLALSIRVPARRINEIVHGKRRVTADTALRLGRFFGMSAQFWMNLQARYDLDVAEDELGDRLEREVEVLDARG; from the coding sequence ATGGATAAGCTGACGCCCGTTCATCCGGGCGAAATCTTGCAAGAGGAGTTCCTGGACCCGATGGAGTTGAGTCAGAACCGGCTCGCGCTCTCCATCCGCGTCCCAGCGCGACGGATCAACGAGATCGTCCACGGCAAGCGTCGGGTGACGGCCGACACCGCGCTCCGGCTCGGCCGGTTCTTCGGGATGAGCGCGCAGTTCTGGATGAACCTGCAAGCGCGCTACGACCTCGATGTGGCCGAAGACGAACTCGGTGACCGGCTCGAACGCGAAGTGGAGGTGCTCGATGCCCGGGGATGA
- a CDS encoding type II toxin-antitoxin system RelE/ParE family toxin, whose amino-acid sequence MAIKSFKDKEADALFNRRRSKKIPEDTQRRALKKLRMLDAAISLDDLRVPPGNRLEALKGDRSGQHSIRINRQWRLCFVWRSGDAYEVEIEDYH is encoded by the coding sequence ATGGCAATCAAATCCTTCAAGGACAAAGAAGCCGACGCATTATTTAACCGTCGGCGCTCGAAGAAAATACCCGAAGACACTCAACGTAGAGCTCTCAAGAAGCTGAGGATGCTCGACGCTGCGATCTCGCTCGATGACCTTCGAGTGCCCCCCGGCAACCGGCTTGAAGCGCTGAAGGGAGACCGATCCGGCCAACACAGCATCCGCATCAACCGACAATGGCGCCTCTGCTTCGTCTGGCGCAGCGGGGACGCTTACGAGGTCGAAATCGAAGACTACCACTGA
- a CDS encoding anhydro-N-acetylmuramic acid kinase, whose protein sequence is MEALRRLLDAPERVVAGLMSGTSLDGIDVAIARLRGSGRSLALEPLAFRHTDYPAEVRETLHRNVEVATSNVRDLSQLHALLGRLFADAIEHTAETAGLDMSAIDLIGSHGHTAHHVPDAECFAGAEGVASTLQLGASAVVAARLGVPVVGDFRTADVALGGQGAPLVPYFDWVMFADADEQRALLNLGGIANVTVLPRGAGPEAVSAFDTGPANMVLDALARRLFGEPYDRDGTHAAAGTPDEALLADLLADDYFHRPPPKSTGREAFGTDYVEALVARGAAKPEDLLATATALTARSVAEAVQRFAGDAPLDALVVSGGGVHNRELMRQLAVAFAPVPVRTTADYGVAPDAKEALCFAVLAHEFMNGVPTNLPSVTGASRPALLGTLALP, encoded by the coding sequence ATGGAGGCGTTGCGCCGATTGCTGGACGCCCCGGAGCGGGTCGTCGCCGGGCTGATGAGCGGGACCTCGCTCGACGGCATCGATGTGGCGATCGCGCGGCTGCGCGGCAGCGGGCGATCCCTCGCGTTGGAGCCCCTCGCGTTCCGGCACACGGACTACCCCGCCGAGGTCCGCGAGACACTCCACCGCAACGTCGAGGTCGCGACGTCGAACGTCCGCGATCTCTCCCAGCTCCACGCGCTCCTCGGCCGGCTCTTCGCCGACGCCATCGAGCACACGGCGGAGACGGCCGGGCTCGACATGTCCGCGATCGACCTCATCGGCTCCCACGGCCACACCGCCCACCACGTCCCCGACGCCGAGTGCTTCGCCGGGGCCGAGGGCGTGGCCTCGACGCTCCAACTCGGCGCGTCGGCCGTCGTCGCCGCCCGGCTCGGCGTCCCCGTCGTCGGCGACTTCCGCACGGCCGACGTCGCGCTCGGCGGGCAGGGCGCCCCGCTCGTCCCGTACTTCGACTGGGTGATGTTCGCCGACGCCGACGAGCAGCGGGCGCTCCTCAACCTCGGCGGGATCGCGAACGTGACCGTCCTCCCGCGTGGAGCGGGGCCGGAGGCCGTCTCCGCCTTCGACACCGGCCCAGCCAACATGGTCCTCGACGCGCTCGCCCGCCGCCTCTTCGGCGAGCCCTACGACCGCGACGGCACGCATGCTGCCGCCGGCACGCCCGACGAAGCCCTCCTCGCCGACCTCCTCGCCGACGACTACTTCCACCGCCCGCCGCCGAAGTCGACGGGCCGCGAGGCGTTCGGGACCGACTACGTCGAGGCGCTCGTCGCGCGCGGTGCCGCGAAGCCGGAGGACCTCCTCGCCACGGCGACGGCGCTCACCGCCCGCTCCGTCGCCGAGGCCGTCCAGCGCTTCGCCGGGGACGCCCCGCTCGACGCCCTCGTCGTCTCCGGCGGCGGCGTCCACAACCGGGAACTGATGCGCCAGCTCGCCGTCGCCTTCGCCCCCGTCCCCGTCCGCACCACGGCCGACTACGGCGTGGCCCCCGACGCCAAAGAGGCGCTCTGCTTCGCCGTCCTCGCGCACGAGTTTATGAACGGCGTCCCGACGAACCTTCCGAGCGTCACCGGCGCGTCCCGCCCGGCGCTCCTCGGCACCCTCGCCCTGCCCTGA
- a CDS encoding tetratricopeptide repeat protein produces MTRPTPPPAAGIQDAARHLAEARTDEAVAVLERLIADFPAYVTAHVLLAKAYEASGRANGALEAWHRAYFLMPGSPLIIRERTRLLRSVPVEDEPATPVAPAPAADFDEAPMDEAPADNASWSEEEGADMVEAADAIAEAESHAEPEPDDEPDDLDTLIRQIENAPRIRPDAHFKDDAVEEEEDDDDEMVSETLARIYEAQKQYDAAAHAYEQLADQRPERATELLSKAAELRRLAAGSGN; encoded by the coding sequence ATGACCCGCCCGACTCCGCCGCCCGCCGCTGGGATCCAAGACGCTGCCCGCCACCTCGCCGAGGCCCGCACCGACGAGGCCGTCGCCGTGCTCGAACGCCTCATCGCGGACTTCCCCGCCTACGTCACCGCGCACGTCCTGCTCGCCAAAGCGTACGAGGCGAGCGGCCGGGCGAACGGCGCGCTGGAGGCGTGGCACCGGGCCTATTTCCTCATGCCCGGCAGCCCGCTCATTATCCGCGAGCGCACCCGGCTCCTGCGGAGCGTGCCGGTCGAAGACGAGCCCGCCACGCCGGTTGCGCCCGCCCCCGCCGCTGACTTCGACGAAGCGCCGATGGACGAAGCGCCGGCGGACAATGCGTCGTGGAGCGAAGAGGAAGGCGCGGACATGGTCGAGGCGGCAGACGCCATCGCCGAAGCCGAAAGCCACGCCGAGCCCGAGCCCGACGACGAGCCCGACGACCTCGACACGCTCATCCGGCAGATCGAGAACGCGCCCCGCATCCGCCCCGACGCGCACTTTAAAGACGACGCCGTCGAGGAGGAAGAGGACGATGACGACGAGATGGTGTCGGAAACCCTCGCGCGGATTTACGAGGCGCAGAAGCAGTACGACGCCGCGGCCCACGCCTACGAGCAACTCGCCGACCAGCGCCCCGAGCGCGCTACGGAACTGCTGAGCAAGGCGGCCGAGCTACGCCGCCTCGCTGCCGGCAGCGGGAACTGA
- a CDS encoding glycosyltransferase, translating into MTTLAVLYAASMLVLLVFGLNQLWLAYRYARADRLRPGPVPEPGDLPGVGPMGWPVLTVQLPLYNERYVAARLIDACVRLEYPAGRLELQVLDDSTDETRAVVAERVAHWRQRGVDIVHVCRDDRAGYKAGALANGLGFARGDLVAVFDADFVPPEDFLLQTVPHFADPGIGLVQARWSHLNAGSVLTVAQSALLDAHFVIEQGVRNETECFMNFNGTAGVWRRACIDAAGGWQADTLTEDLDLSYRAQLAGWRFRFVGDLGVPAELPASVAAWRQQQFRWTKGTAETARKMLGRLWRTAPGQRPLPMRVKLEGTLHLTGFVVFPAILLAAVLHAPLLTAHALGAGISDAYLGVMGFGLFAFAGMTLAHLFAQRALYADWPRRMLLFPWFLTASMGLALSNTKGAAEALLRRRSPFVRTPKLSTVAPDAAVPGESGLPLAKDYGSPERSLLSWLEAGLALYCAAGLVALVVSGEWVAAPFQLMFTVGFGFVCVHDAVQKRRAFANGRTLQPSDDPLASSARQVPPPRA; encoded by the coding sequence ATGACCACGCTCGCCGTCCTCTACGCCGCCTCGATGCTGGTGCTGCTCGTCTTCGGGCTGAACCAGCTCTGGCTGGCGTACCGGTACGCGCGGGCCGACCGGCTGCGGCCGGGGCCGGTGCCCGAGCCCGGCGACCTCCCCGGGGTCGGGCCGATGGGGTGGCCGGTGCTCACCGTCCAGCTCCCGCTCTACAACGAGCGCTACGTCGCCGCCCGGCTGATCGACGCGTGCGTGCGGCTGGAGTATCCGGCGGGCCGTCTCGAACTCCAGGTGCTCGACGACTCGACGGACGAGACGCGGGCCGTCGTCGCCGAGCGCGTGGCGCACTGGCGGCAGCGCGGCGTCGACATCGTCCACGTCTGCCGGGACGACCGGGCGGGCTACAAAGCGGGCGCGCTCGCGAACGGGCTCGGCTTCGCGCGCGGCGACCTCGTGGCCGTCTTCGACGCGGATTTCGTGCCGCCGGAGGATTTCCTGCTCCAGACCGTCCCGCACTTCGCCGACCCCGGCATCGGGCTCGTGCAGGCGCGGTGGAGCCACCTCAACGCGGGGTCCGTCCTCACCGTCGCGCAGTCGGCCCTGCTCGACGCGCACTTCGTGATCGAGCAGGGCGTCCGCAACGAGACCGAGTGCTTCATGAACTTCAACGGCACGGCCGGCGTGTGGCGGCGGGCGTGCATCGACGCCGCCGGCGGCTGGCAGGCCGACACGCTCACCGAAGACCTCGACCTCTCGTACCGGGCCCAGCTCGCGGGCTGGCGCTTCCGCTTCGTCGGCGACCTCGGCGTGCCGGCCGAGCTGCCCGCGAGCGTGGCGGCGTGGCGGCAGCAGCAGTTCCGCTGGACGAAGGGCACGGCCGAGACGGCGCGGAAGATGCTCGGCCGGCTGTGGCGGACGGCGCCGGGCCAGCGCCCGCTCCCGATGCGGGTCAAGCTCGAAGGCACGCTCCACCTCACCGGCTTCGTCGTCTTCCCGGCGATCCTCCTCGCGGCCGTCCTCCACGCCCCGCTCCTCACCGCGCACGCCCTCGGCGCCGGCATCTCCGACGCCTACCTCGGCGTGATGGGCTTCGGGCTCTTCGCCTTCGCCGGGATGACGCTGGCGCACCTCTTCGCGCAGCGCGCCCTCTACGCCGACTGGCCGCGCCGGATGCTGCTCTTCCCGTGGTTCCTCACCGCGTCGATGGGCCTCGCGCTCTCGAACACGAAGGGCGCCGCCGAAGCCCTGCTCCGCCGCCGCTCCCCGTTCGTCCGCACGCCGAAGCTGAGCACCGTGGCGCCGGACGCGGCGGTGCCGGGGGAGTCCGGGCTGCCATTAGCGAAGGACTACGGCTCGCCGGAGCGGTCCCTCCTGTCGTGGCTGGAGGCCGGGCTCGCGCTGTACTGCGCGGCGGGGCTCGTCGCGCTCGTCGTGAGCGGGGAGTGGGTGGCGGCGCCGTTCCAACTCATGTTCACTGTGGGCTTCGGGTTCGTCTGCGTGCACGACGCGGTGCAGAAACGCCGGGCGTTTGCGAACGGTCGTACCTTGCAGCCGAGCGACGATCCGCTCGCCTCCTCTGCTCGACAGGTACCGCCACCGCGCGCATGA
- the lptE gene encoding LPS assembly lipoprotein LptE has protein sequence MRKGGRAEGRREKGRGNGGGQTRPSLLSLLSLLSLPACGFYSFSGASIPERLDTVAVPLAEDRSLGGVPGMNEALTDFLIQRFARQTRLALEPDENAADAVVTAAIDRYQNEPVAVTGNEVAALNRVTITVTVRYFDRVEDEELLARSFTASAEYDATQIENEQETAVAVLRQIADDIFTAATSDW, from the coding sequence ATGAGGAAGGGCGGAAGGGCGGAAGGGAGAAGAGAAAAGGGGAGAGGGAATGGAGGGGGGCAGACCCGACCCTCTCTCCTTTCCCTCCTTTCCCTCCTTTCCCTCCCCGCCTGCGGCTTCTATAGCTTCAGCGGGGCCTCGATCCCCGAGCGGCTCGACACGGTCGCCGTGCCGCTCGCCGAGGACCGAAGCCTCGGCGGCGTGCCCGGCATGAACGAGGCGCTGACCGATTTCCTCATCCAGCGCTTCGCCCGGCAGACCCGGCTCGCCCTCGAACCGGACGAGAACGCCGCCGACGCCGTCGTCACCGCCGCCATCGACCGCTATCAGAACGAGCCCGTCGCCGTGACGGGGAACGAGGTCGCCGCGCTCAACCGCGTCACGATCACCGTCACCGTCCGCTACTTCGACCGGGTGGAGGACGAGGAACTCCTCGCGCGTAGTTTCACGGCGTCTGCGGAGTACGACGCGACGCAGATCGAGAACGAGCAGGAAACGGCCGTCGCCGTGCTCCGGCAGATCGCCGACGACATCTTCACCGCCGCCACGTCCGATTGGTGA
- a CDS encoding sigma 54-interacting transcriptional regulator has product MDRQAVQERFGIIGSSDPLKRVIDRVRQVAQTDITVLLEGESGVGKELFANAIHGLSRRRHKPLVVVNCGAIPEGLIEAELFGAEKGAYTGSVERRTGYFEEADGGTVFLDEIGELPVQAQVRLLRVLENGTFSRVGSSQQQQVDVRVIAATNKDLGREVRDGRFREDLYYRLSTVVIRVPPVRNRPEDILPLFEHFLYRAAQKYDAPLRRLDAAARDLLSRYNWPGNVREMRNVAEQAAVLLRSDTASVDDIRPFLRGVSAAQGLTLAAKALPDGVDSQERELVYRALVELRAEMREVKELLGRIAGGASLHASPFASLPGFPAVAFEEGAFDSLTRRSDEPAFAFVPDANEAGYDGPFEDVPYEIEEDPDDEPEDPPLALPADGTALRLGDGPLPTMEEVEQTLIAEALRRFDGNRRQTAKALGISERTLYRKIKDLEEQGVEV; this is encoded by the coding sequence ATGGACCGGCAAGCTGTTCAGGAACGTTTCGGCATCATCGGGTCCTCGGACCCGCTCAAGCGCGTGATCGACCGCGTGCGGCAGGTGGCGCAGACCGACATCACGGTCCTGCTCGAAGGCGAGAGCGGCGTCGGGAAGGAGCTGTTCGCGAATGCCATCCACGGGCTCAGCCGCCGCCGCCACAAGCCCCTCGTCGTCGTCAACTGCGGGGCCATTCCTGAGGGGCTGATCGAGGCCGAACTGTTCGGCGCGGAGAAGGGGGCGTACACGGGCAGCGTCGAGCGGCGGACGGGTTATTTCGAAGAGGCCGACGGCGGGACGGTCTTCCTCGACGAGATCGGCGAGCTGCCGGTGCAGGCACAGGTCCGCCTCCTGCGTGTGCTAGAGAACGGGACGTTCAGCCGCGTCGGCAGCAGCCAGCAGCAGCAGGTCGACGTCCGCGTGATCGCGGCGACGAACAAAGATCTCGGCCGCGAGGTGCGCGACGGCCGCTTCCGCGAGGATCTCTACTACCGGCTTTCGACCGTCGTCATCCGCGTGCCGCCGGTGCGGAACCGGCCCGAGGACATCCTCCCGCTTTTCGAGCACTTCCTCTACCGCGCGGCGCAGAAGTACGACGCCCCGCTGCGCAGGCTCGACGCGGCGGCGCGCGACCTCCTGAGCCGCTACAACTGGCCGGGGAATGTCCGCGAGATGCGGAACGTCGCCGAGCAGGCCGCCGTGCTCCTCCGCTCCGACACGGCGAGCGTCGACGACATCCGCCCGTTCCTCCGCGGCGTGAGCGCGGCGCAGGGGCTGACGCTCGCCGCGAAGGCATTGCCCGACGGGGTTGACAGCCAGGAGCGCGAACTGGTCTACCGTGCGCTCGTCGAACTGCGGGCCGAGATGCGTGAGGTGAAGGAGTTGCTGGGCCGGATCGCCGGCGGCGCCTCGCTCCACGCCTCGCCCTTCGCCTCGCTGCCCGGCTTCCCGGCCGTCGCGTTCGAGGAGGGCGCCTTCGACAGTCTGACCCGGCGCTCGGACGAGCCCGCCTTCGCCTTCGTCCCGGACGCCAACGAAGCGGGGTATGACGGGCCGTTCGAGGACGTGCCGTACGAGATCGAAGAGGACCCCGACGACGAGCCCGAGGACCCGCCCCTCGCCCTCCCCGCCGACGGGACGGCGCTCCGCCTCGGCGACGGCCCGCTCCCGACGATGGAAGAGGTCGAGCAGACGCTCATCGCCGAGGCCCTCCGCCGCTTCGACGGCAACCGCCGGCAGACGGCGAAGGCGCTCGGCATCTCGGAGCGCACGCTCTACCGCAAGATCAAAGACCTCGAAGAGCAGGGGGTGGAGGTATGA
- a CDS encoding DUF4286 family protein, translating to MIIYEVNLTVKHKIADDYAAWLPGHIREMLQLPGFESAEWLSDEDFHEESGADPRWTILYRLGSHDDFIRYAENDAERMRAEGIDRFGRNFEATRRILRVREAFERVPRREP from the coding sequence ATGATTATCTACGAAGTCAACCTCACCGTCAAGCACAAGATCGCGGACGACTACGCCGCGTGGTTGCCCGGCCACATCCGCGAGATGCTCCAGCTCCCCGGCTTTGAGTCGGCCGAGTGGCTGAGCGACGAGGACTTCCACGAGGAGAGCGGCGCCGACCCGCGCTGGACCATCCTCTACCGGCTGGGCAGCCACGACGACTTCATCCGCTACGCCGAGAACGACGCCGAGCGGATGCGTGCCGAGGGGATCGACCGCTTCGGCCGCAACTTCGAGGCGACGCGGCGGATTCTCCGCGTGCGCGAGGCATTCGAGCGCGTACCACGGCGCGAGCCGTAG